A region from the Lutra lutra chromosome 1, mLutLut1.2, whole genome shotgun sequence genome encodes:
- the MPND gene encoding MPN domain-containing protein isoform X1, whose amino-acid sequence MAAPEPLSPAGGAGVEAPEEEEDEAEAEDPERPAGAGGARSGGGSGVGGGGGGGGGGGGGCGVGAGAGACGGPGGALTRRAVTLRVLLKDALLEPGAGVLSIYYLGKKFLGDLQPDGRIVWQETGQVFNSPSAWATHCKKLVNPAKKSGCGWASVKYKGQKLDKYKAAWLRRHQLHIPMAAADESPASEGEEEELLMEEEEEEVLGGVSTEDKSRRPPAKGPLEPPHPEAVSPGKRVENKIRVPVRYCMLGSRDSARNPHTLVEVTSFAAINKFQPFNVAVSSNVLFLLDFHSHLTRSEVVGYLGGRWDINSQMLTVLRAFPCRSRLGDADMATAMEEEIYQSLLLRGLSLVGWYHSHPHSPALPSLQDIDSQMDYQLRLQGSSNGFQPCLALLCSPYYSGNPGPESKISPFWVMPPPEQRPSDYGIPMDVEMAYVQDNFLTNDILHEMMLLVEFYKGAPDLVRFQEPWSQEHTYLDKLKNTHEWATSFKNKTSFSGHYCVPLLMSLASRTPKDQGLCHVLEQVYSLLKQGS is encoded by the exons ATGGCAG CTCCGGAGCCTCTGTCCCCGGCGGGCGGCGCCGGCGTGGAGGcgccggaggaggaggaggacgaggcgGAGGCCGAGGACCCCGAGCGCCCGGCTGGTGCGGGCGGCGCGCGCAGCGGAGGCGGCAGCGGTgtcggcggtggcggcggcggcggcggaggaggaggaggcggctgCGGGGttggggccggggcgggggcctGCGGCGGGCCGGGGGGCGCGCTCACCAGGCGCGCGGTCACGCTGAGGGTGCTCCTCAAAGATGCGCTGCTGGAGCCGGGCGCCGGGGTGCTGTCCATCTACTACCTG GGGAAGAAGTTCCTGGGAGACCTGCAGCCCGACGGGAGGATTGTGTGGCAGGAAACTGGGCAGGTGTTCAACTCTCCCAGTGCCTGGGCAACCCACTGCAAAAAGCTGGTGAACCCGGCCAAGAAGTCCGGGTGTGGCTGGGCTTCTGTCAAGTACAAGGGCCAGAAACTGGACAAGTACAAGGCAGCCTGGCTCCGGCGACACCAGCTCCACATTCCCATGGCTGCTGCCGATGAG agcccagccagtgaaggggaggaggaggagctgttgatggaggaagaagaggaggaggttcTGGGGGGCGTTTCGACGGAGGACAAGAGTCGGAGACCCCCTGCGAAGGGGCCCTTGGAGCCTCCCCACCCAG AGGCCGTGTCCCCCGGGAAGCGGGTGGAAAACAAGATCCGGGTGCCCGTGCGCTACTGTATGTTGGGCAGTCGCGACTCTGCCAG GAACCCCCACACCCTGGTGGAAGTCACATCCTTTGCTGCCATCAACAAGTTCCAGCCGTTCAATGTGGCCGTCTCCAGCAACGTGCTGTTCCTGCTG GACTTCCACAGCCACCTGACTCGCAGCGAGGTcgtggggtacctggggggcCGCTGGGACATCAACAGCCAGA TGCTCACGGTGCTGAGAGCCTTCCCCTGTCGGAGCCGCCTGGGGGACGCGGATATGGCCACCGCCATGGAAGAGGAG ATCTACCAGAGCCTGCTCCTGCGGGGCCTGTCCCTGGTGGGCTGGTACCACAGCCACCCGCACAGTCCTGCGCTGCCGTCGCTGCAGGACATAGACTCGCAGATGGACTACCAGCTGCGCCTGCAGGGCTCCAGCAACGGCTTCCAGCCCTGCCTCGCCCTGCTCTGCT CCCCTTACTACTCTGGCAATCCCGGCCCTGAGTCCAAGATCTCGCCGTTCTGGGTGATGCCGCCCCCTGAG CAAAGGCCCAGTGACTACGGCATCCCCATGGATGTGGAGATGGCCTACGTCCAGGACAACTTTCTGACTAATGACATCTTGCATGAGATG ATGCTGCTGGTGGAGTTCTACAAGGGCGCCCCGGACCTCGTGAGGTTCCAGGAGCCCTGGAGCCAGGAGCACACGTACCTGGACAAGCTGAAG AACACGCACGAGTGGGCcacctcctttaaaaataaaacctcgtTCTCAGGACACTACTGTGTACCTCTGTTA ATGTCCCTGGCCAGCAGGACACCCAAGGACCAGGGCCTGTGCCATGTACTGGAGCAGGTCTACAGCCTTCTTAAACAAGGGAGCTGA
- the MPND gene encoding MPN domain-containing protein isoform X2, which translates to MAAPEPLSPAGGAGVEAPEEEEDEAEAEDPERPAGAGGARSGGGSGVGGGGGGGGGGGGGCGVGAGAGACGGPGGALTRRAVTLRVLLKDALLEPGAGVLSIYYLGKKFLGDLQPDGRIVWQETGQVFNSPSAWATHCKKLVNPAKKSGCGWASVKYKGQKLDKYKAAWLRRHQLHIPMAAADESPASEGEEEELLMEEEEEEVLGGVSTEDKSRRPPAKGPLEPPHPEAVSPGKRVENKIRVPVRYCMLGSRDSARNPHTLVEVTSFAAINKFQPFNVAVSSNVLFLLDFHSHLTRSEVVGYLGGRWDINSQMLTVLRAFPCRSRLGDADMATAMEEEIYQSLLLRGLSLVGWYHSHPHSPALPSLQDIDSQMDYQLRLQGSSNGFQPCLALLCSPYYSGNPGPESKISPFWVMPPPEQRPSDYGIPMDVEMAYVQDNFLTNDILHEMMLLVEFYKGAPDLVRFQEPWSQEHTYLDKLKMSLASRTPKDQGLCHVLEQVYSLLKQGS; encoded by the exons ATGGCAG CTCCGGAGCCTCTGTCCCCGGCGGGCGGCGCCGGCGTGGAGGcgccggaggaggaggaggacgaggcgGAGGCCGAGGACCCCGAGCGCCCGGCTGGTGCGGGCGGCGCGCGCAGCGGAGGCGGCAGCGGTgtcggcggtggcggcggcggcggcggaggaggaggaggcggctgCGGGGttggggccggggcgggggcctGCGGCGGGCCGGGGGGCGCGCTCACCAGGCGCGCGGTCACGCTGAGGGTGCTCCTCAAAGATGCGCTGCTGGAGCCGGGCGCCGGGGTGCTGTCCATCTACTACCTG GGGAAGAAGTTCCTGGGAGACCTGCAGCCCGACGGGAGGATTGTGTGGCAGGAAACTGGGCAGGTGTTCAACTCTCCCAGTGCCTGGGCAACCCACTGCAAAAAGCTGGTGAACCCGGCCAAGAAGTCCGGGTGTGGCTGGGCTTCTGTCAAGTACAAGGGCCAGAAACTGGACAAGTACAAGGCAGCCTGGCTCCGGCGACACCAGCTCCACATTCCCATGGCTGCTGCCGATGAG agcccagccagtgaaggggaggaggaggagctgttgatggaggaagaagaggaggaggttcTGGGGGGCGTTTCGACGGAGGACAAGAGTCGGAGACCCCCTGCGAAGGGGCCCTTGGAGCCTCCCCACCCAG AGGCCGTGTCCCCCGGGAAGCGGGTGGAAAACAAGATCCGGGTGCCCGTGCGCTACTGTATGTTGGGCAGTCGCGACTCTGCCAG GAACCCCCACACCCTGGTGGAAGTCACATCCTTTGCTGCCATCAACAAGTTCCAGCCGTTCAATGTGGCCGTCTCCAGCAACGTGCTGTTCCTGCTG GACTTCCACAGCCACCTGACTCGCAGCGAGGTcgtggggtacctggggggcCGCTGGGACATCAACAGCCAGA TGCTCACGGTGCTGAGAGCCTTCCCCTGTCGGAGCCGCCTGGGGGACGCGGATATGGCCACCGCCATGGAAGAGGAG ATCTACCAGAGCCTGCTCCTGCGGGGCCTGTCCCTGGTGGGCTGGTACCACAGCCACCCGCACAGTCCTGCGCTGCCGTCGCTGCAGGACATAGACTCGCAGATGGACTACCAGCTGCGCCTGCAGGGCTCCAGCAACGGCTTCCAGCCCTGCCTCGCCCTGCTCTGCT CCCCTTACTACTCTGGCAATCCCGGCCCTGAGTCCAAGATCTCGCCGTTCTGGGTGATGCCGCCCCCTGAG CAAAGGCCCAGTGACTACGGCATCCCCATGGATGTGGAGATGGCCTACGTCCAGGACAACTTTCTGACTAATGACATCTTGCATGAGATG ATGCTGCTGGTGGAGTTCTACAAGGGCGCCCCGGACCTCGTGAGGTTCCAGGAGCCCTGGAGCCAGGAGCACACGTACCTGGACAAGCTGAAG ATGTCCCTGGCCAGCAGGACACCCAAGGACCAGGGCCTGTGCCATGTACTGGAGCAGGTCTACAGCCTTCTTAAACAAGGGAGCTGA
- the MPND gene encoding MPN domain-containing protein isoform X3: MAAPEPLSPAGGAGVEAPEEEEDEAEAEDPERPAGAGGARSGGGSGVGGGGGGGGGGGGGCGVGAGAGACGGPGGALTRRAVTLRVLLKDALLEPGAGVLSIYYLSPASEGEEEELLMEEEEEEVLGGVSTEDKSRRPPAKGPLEPPHPEAVSPGKRVENKIRVPVRYCMLGSRDSARNPHTLVEVTSFAAINKFQPFNVAVSSNVLFLLDFHSHLTRSEVVGYLGGRWDINSQMLTVLRAFPCRSRLGDADMATAMEEEIYQSLLLRGLSLVGWYHSHPHSPALPSLQDIDSQMDYQLRLQGSSNGFQPCLALLCSPYYSGNPGPESKISPFWVMPPPEQRPSDYGIPMDVEMAYVQDNFLTNDILHEMMLLVEFYKGAPDLVRFQEPWSQEHTYLDKLKNTHEWATSFKNKTSFSGHYCVPLLMSLASRTPKDQGLCHVLEQVYSLLKQGS; encoded by the exons ATGGCAG CTCCGGAGCCTCTGTCCCCGGCGGGCGGCGCCGGCGTGGAGGcgccggaggaggaggaggacgaggcgGAGGCCGAGGACCCCGAGCGCCCGGCTGGTGCGGGCGGCGCGCGCAGCGGAGGCGGCAGCGGTgtcggcggtggcggcggcggcggcggaggaggaggaggcggctgCGGGGttggggccggggcgggggcctGCGGCGGGCCGGGGGGCGCGCTCACCAGGCGCGCGGTCACGCTGAGGGTGCTCCTCAAAGATGCGCTGCTGGAGCCGGGCGCCGGGGTGCTGTCCATCTACTACCTG agcccagccagtgaaggggaggaggaggagctgttgatggaggaagaagaggaggaggttcTGGGGGGCGTTTCGACGGAGGACAAGAGTCGGAGACCCCCTGCGAAGGGGCCCTTGGAGCCTCCCCACCCAG AGGCCGTGTCCCCCGGGAAGCGGGTGGAAAACAAGATCCGGGTGCCCGTGCGCTACTGTATGTTGGGCAGTCGCGACTCTGCCAG GAACCCCCACACCCTGGTGGAAGTCACATCCTTTGCTGCCATCAACAAGTTCCAGCCGTTCAATGTGGCCGTCTCCAGCAACGTGCTGTTCCTGCTG GACTTCCACAGCCACCTGACTCGCAGCGAGGTcgtggggtacctggggggcCGCTGGGACATCAACAGCCAGA TGCTCACGGTGCTGAGAGCCTTCCCCTGTCGGAGCCGCCTGGGGGACGCGGATATGGCCACCGCCATGGAAGAGGAG ATCTACCAGAGCCTGCTCCTGCGGGGCCTGTCCCTGGTGGGCTGGTACCACAGCCACCCGCACAGTCCTGCGCTGCCGTCGCTGCAGGACATAGACTCGCAGATGGACTACCAGCTGCGCCTGCAGGGCTCCAGCAACGGCTTCCAGCCCTGCCTCGCCCTGCTCTGCT CCCCTTACTACTCTGGCAATCCCGGCCCTGAGTCCAAGATCTCGCCGTTCTGGGTGATGCCGCCCCCTGAG CAAAGGCCCAGTGACTACGGCATCCCCATGGATGTGGAGATGGCCTACGTCCAGGACAACTTTCTGACTAATGACATCTTGCATGAGATG ATGCTGCTGGTGGAGTTCTACAAGGGCGCCCCGGACCTCGTGAGGTTCCAGGAGCCCTGGAGCCAGGAGCACACGTACCTGGACAAGCTGAAG AACACGCACGAGTGGGCcacctcctttaaaaataaaacctcgtTCTCAGGACACTACTGTGTACCTCTGTTA ATGTCCCTGGCCAGCAGGACACCCAAGGACCAGGGCCTGTGCCATGTACTGGAGCAGGTCTACAGCCTTCTTAAACAAGGGAGCTGA
- the SH3GL1 gene encoding endophilin-A2, producing MSVAGLKKQFYKASQLVSEKVGGAEGTKLDEDFKEMEKKVDVTSKAVTEVLARTIEYLQPNPASRAKLTMLNTVSKIRGQVKSPGYPQSEGLLGECMLRHGKELGGESNFGDALLDAGESMKRLAEVKDSLDIEVKQNFIDPLQNLCDKDLKEIQHHLKKLEGRRLDFDYKKKRQGRIPDEELRQALEKFEESKEVAETSMHNLLETDIEQVSQLSALVDAQLDYHRQAVQILDELADKLKRRMRDASSRPKREYKPKPREPFDLGEPEQSNGGFPCATAPKITPSSSFRSSDKPIRTPSRSMPPLDQPSCKALYDFEPENAGELGFHEGDVITLTNQIDENWYEGMLHGQSGFFPLSYVEVLVPLPQ from the exons GTCGGTGGCGGGGCTGAAGAAGCAGTTCTACAAGGCGAGCCAG CTGGTCAGCGAGAAGGTCGGAGGGGCTGAAGGGACCAAGCTGGATGAagacttcaaagaaatggagaag AAAGTGGATGTCACCAGCAAGGCCGTGACTGAAGTGCTGGCCAGAACCATTGAGTACTTGCAGCCCAACCCAG CTTCACGGGCCAAGCTGACGATGCTCAACACGGTGTCCAAGATCCGCGGGCAGGTGAAGAGCCCCGGCTACCCGCAGTCGGAGGGCCTGCTGGGCGAGTGCATGCTCCGCCACGGGAAGGAGCTGGGCGGCGAGTCCAACTTCG GGGACGCCCTGCTGGATGCGGGGGAATCCATGAAGCGCCTGGCGGAGGTGAAGGACTCTCTCGACATCGAGGTCAAGCAGAACTTCATCGACCCCCTGCAGAACCTGTGTGACAAAGACCTGAAGGAGATCCAG cacCACCTGAAGAAGCTGGAGGGCCGCCGCCTGGACTTCGACTACAAGAAGAAACGACAGGGCAGGATCCCCGACGAGGAGCTGCGCCAGGCCCTGGAGAAGTTCGAGGAGTCCAAGGAGGTGGCCGAGACCAGCATGCACAACCTCCTGGAGACCGAT ATCGAGCAGGTGAGCCAGCTCTCCGCGCTGGTGGACGCCCAGCTGGACTACCACCGGCAGGCCGTGCAGATCCTGGACGAGCTGGCCGACAAGCTCAAGCGGAG GATGCGGGACGCCTCCTCTCGTCCCAAGCGGGAATACAAGCCCAAGCCTCGGGAGCCCTTCGACCTTGGGGAGCCGGAGCAGTCCAACGGGGGCTTCCCCTGTGCCACGGCCCCCAAGATCACAC CCTCGTCATCTTTCCGGTCTTCGGACAAGCCCATCCGGACCCCCAGCAGGAGCATGC cccccctgGACCAGCCAAGCTGCAAAGCGCTGTACGACTTCGAGCCTGAGAACGCCGGGGAGCTGGGCTTCCATGAGGGTGACGTCATCACGCTGACCAACCAGATCGACGAGAACTGGTACGAGGGCATGCTCCACGGCCAGTCGGGCTTCTTCCCCCTCAGCTACGTGGAGGTGCTGGTGCCCCTGCCGCAGTGA